A region of the Corvus moneduloides isolate bCorMon1 chromosome 26, bCorMon1.pri, whole genome shotgun sequence genome:
TTTAGTCTTCAGCAGCAACTCACCTCTGTCCCAATCTCATTAGCGATGATGTTCATAAATTCAGAATCACCCTCTTTCCTGTATGGAGGGATaaaaaaacacttcagaagGAAGCAAAAACTCCCTCTAGAGTACAAAACCTCAATCAGAACCCAAATGCCTGACCAGGGATTTTGGTGTCTTGCTCTTATTTGTCTATATATGTAAGTACTTGCTGAGCACTCCTGTGGACATGTTAGGAATTATTTAAGTGTTGTCTTTAAGAAATAGAGCTCCctggttttatttgaaaatatcaaGTGCAGAGGGTATTAGATGGACACAGTAATTTCTCAGctacaaaaccagaagaattcAGTGACTGAATTAACAAACAGATTCCTTTAATTAGGCAACTTTGCAGCAGGCTGAGGCAATTTAATATTCTACTTATTTCACTGAGAAAACAAGCTGAACAGGTGTGAGAGATCCACACATAAAATGTGTGGGATGCTGTTGGCCCCTCTTTCCCTGAGCTCCCCCATACCTGTGCAGTACAAACAGCTGCCTTGGAGCAGGTTTGCTCTTGAAGTCCCGGGCTATCAAAACAGCAATGTCTCTAAGCAGGTTCAGgttattctgaaagaaaagcaaatgaactGTACTGCAGCTGGAGAAGTCAGTGTGAACACAGTTGTGTTCCCAGAGGTTTGAGCACTTTTCATAATAGCCACAAAAACGGAAGCCTACGACTTGATTCCCAGTTACCAAAACTAAAGCTCAGGTCTACAGGAAATAGTGACAACCCACTTTTCCCAGCCATTCTTGTACCTTCTGGAGCAGtttcacagagctctgcagtctCCTCACAGCCTCTACATGCTCACCCGGtccatttctgaaagaaatgggAGACTTTGGATCACTGCTGGCAAGGACAAAGGAAGGATTTCTTAGAGGAACAAAGAGTGAAGACGAAACAACAGAAGTGGAAAGGGTATtacttgagcagggaggttagAGCCTTCTCAGTATTGTGACTTTGCTCGATTGACTTCAGCACTCTGTTTCCCGCCAAGAAAACCaagttggttttgttctttttccctttttccacgCCAAGGAGTTTAATaaccttaaaaagaaaatcaacctGGTCAGAACAGCATTTTGGTAATACACACGGGTGGCCAGTTCCCGCCAGATTATGTCTTGTGGTGAATATTGACTCTCTGccagtgaaaataaattgatGAAAATCAACCATGAAGTCAACATACCAAAAAGAAGGTATGGTGCTACAGTGGAATTTATGCAATTCTCTAGCCATGAGATGTACTCTACAGGGCATCTGGATGTCTCTGCTGGGAAACAGACTCCAACCAATGACTGAGAAGGCACAAATACTTAAAGGCAGGCCTAGAATTTTATTGCCATTTCCCTGCACAGAAGATTTCTCACCCATGATGAGCACTCAAAAATATCAGAACTTTAAGCAGAGGGAACATGCCAACAGCCCTGGCAGTGCAAGAACATCACTGATGCACACAGGGCTGAGTTCTGCtacaaggaaacaaaagagcCTGAGGCTGCCAGCCTGTGTGTGACCCTCCTGTGACTCCCTCAGCCTGgggctccctcagcctggggctgctgccaccCCCTTCCCCATCAGGACAGTCTTGAGCAGCCTGTGGATCCCAGGGACTTTGGCTGTGTTCTGTGTGGAGTGTGGCTCCCAGAGGCAGCCCACGTGCAGCTACACACCTGGAGGTCACTCAGGTTGGAGACATGAGTCCCACAGCACAGGTTGGAGTCAATGCCTTTGATGTCCACAACACGCACTGGCCCTACGTGGTCATCGGGCAGCCCTCGGCTCCTCACCTGGCAGAGGAGAACAGTGACAAACACAGGGACATTTGTGCTCAGTCATTCCCGTCCCACGAATACCATCGGCTCTCTCCCACCACTCACTGTTTCAACTTCAGGGTCATCTGCAGCCAGTTCCCTCACTGTTACAGGGACCCTGTCCCGGATTTTCTCGTTCACGCTCTTCTCTAGGGCTGTGACCTGCTCTGCTGTCACCAAGGGGGTGTCCAGCTCAATGACACTTCGCTGACggcccagctccctgcaccaGGGAAGAACATCTGCTGCTGTAGCTGAGACCAGCTGGGAGGTCCCTTTGTGGATCCCACTGGTGGGAATGTGGtgactgaaacaaaacagatttccctcttctccctgtTATGTTCAAAGCACCAGATGGAAACCAAACACTTGAGGAGGACAAGACAGAGCAAACATTTTGTACAGCTTCTCTCCAGGTCAGTCACCTCTCCTGTGACATCTGAGCTCAAGTGAAATGTCCAAATTGCTTTTGGTGTTTCAGTGTTCAGGCTTTGTGCAAGGAAGCATGGTGGCATGTGCCAAACAAGAAAACACTGGGGTCAAAAGGAACCTTTATCCTGCTCACCATGAAGTCGTCTTGAATCCAAACATCTGTTCTGCAATGGCACTGATGAGATGCTGTCCTGAAAAGAGACGTGCAAGCACTAGCTCTGAGTGCCACTGCTATTTTCAGTCAGGCTGTGTCTTTGCTGTTGACATTCTCCACAACAGGCGAGTGCTGGATGCTATGGGGCTCCTGCCAGTGCTCAAGAACAGCGAGGAGACAGCTCTGGCCTCATGGGCCTCGGGTCCAGGCAGCACTACAGCACACGCTGGGGGCTGCAAGGCAGGTTGAACTTTCCCTTCCAAACCTGTTTTCGGTAGGTTTGTTTACAAACCAAGGAGAGCTTGCAGAGGGGcacctgctgcctccagcagccccaggaacaGACTGTGCACACAG
Encoded here:
- the LOC116456022 gene encoding alanyl-tRNA editing protein Aarsd1-like, with product MVFRCQRDSWARQFTTRVVSCRAAELRPEGGGEPVRGFQVVLEDTILFPEGGGQPDDRGLIGDVPVLRVTRRGPEAVHFVPAALEPGAEVLLSLDWERRFDHMQQHSGQHLISAIAEQMFGFKTTSWELGRQRSVIELDTPLVTAEQVTALEKSVNEKIRDRVPVTVRELAADDPEVETVRSRGLPDDHVGPVRVVDIKGIDSNLCCGTHVSNLSDLQVIKLLGVEKGKKNKTNLVFLAGNRVLKSIEQSHNTEKALTSLLKNGPGEHVEAVRRLQSSVKLLQKNNLNLLRDIAVLIARDFKSKPAPRQLFVLHRKEGDSEFMNIIANEIGTEETLLFLTVGDEKEAGLFLLAGPVEAVENLGPRVAELLGGKGAGKRGRFQGKAAKMSRRGEVQALLQEFISHQNPEA